The following nucleotide sequence is from Deinococcus seoulensis.
GCGCCCGGCCACGTCGCCGTTGCCAGCTCGATCATGATGGGCTTCTCCTGGGGCTTCGCGGGCCTCCTCGTGTTCCTCGTGGGCGCGCTGGCCGACGCTACCAGCCCCACCACCGCCGCGCTCGCCGCACTGAGCCTGCTGATCCCCAGCGCCATCATCGCCGCGCGCCTCCCGGAACCGAAGAAGGTGCAGTTCAGCTGAGCGGCGGCCGGGCCGGATACGGATTCCATACGACAATCAGGGTGGGTTCCGAGACATTCCTCGGGACCCACCCTGTTCTGTCCCCGTTCTGTCAGGCGGGCGCGAGTTCCCGTGCTTCCTGCGCGCGGACGGCGTCCATGACCAGTTTCAGGGTGTCGCGGCGCTGGGCGGCGTCGGGGATGTTCAGGCTGACGATCACCTCGTCGGCGGCCGCGTCGCGGGCCAGGGCGTGCAGGCGCGCGGCCACACTCTGCGGGTCTCCGATGATGGCACGGCGGCGCATGGAGTCGGCCAGCGCGCGTTCCTGCGGGGTGTACGGGTAGGCCTTGGCCTCGGCGACGGTGGGGTAGGGGGCGCTCTCGCCGCGCGTGAGGCGCAGGAACATCAGGCCCAGCGGCAGGCTGAGTTCCTCGGCCTCGGCGGCGGTGGGGGCGGTCACGACGCTCGCGGCGACGATCACGCGCGGTTCCGGGAAGGCTTCCAAGGGCTGGAACGCGGCGCGGTACGCGTCGGCGGCGGCGCGGGCCTGCGCGGTGTCCGGGTTGATGTGCCACGCGAACGCCAGCCCCGCGCCAGCTTTGGCGGCGACATGCGCGCCGTAGCCACTGCTGCTCAGAATCCACAGCGGGGGGAACAGTCCCTCGCCTGCCGGGGCCGCGACGGTGCCCGCGAAGGGGTGCCCGGCCGGGTACTGCCCGGTGCCGAAGGCGATCAGGTCCGAGAGTTGCCGCTCGAAGGACTCCTCGATCATTCCCTGCGCGCCCCGCAGCGCGCGGGCCGTGCGGCCGTCCGTGCCAGGGGCGCGGCCCAGGCCCAGGTCCACCCGGTCCGGCGCGAGGGCCGACAGCAGCCGGTAGCCTTCCGCCACGCTCAGCGGCGCGTGGTTGGGCAGCATCACGCCGCCCGACCCCAGCCGGATGCGTGTGGTGCGCTGCGACGCGGCCGCCAGCACCGCGAGCGGGACGCTGGACGCCAGTGCGCCCATGTTGTGGTGCTCGGCCACCCAGTACCGCGTGAACCCGGCGTCCTCGGCGGCCTTCGCGTATGCCAGCGCCGCCTCCACCGACCCGGCCGCGCTGGACCCCAGCGGCACGGGAACGAGGTCGAGCACGGACAGCGGCAGGGGAGAGGAAACACTCATGCCCGGCAGTCTGCGCCTGAGCGCACGGGGAAAAGCTGCGCGTGGTCACGAAGCGGCACCTCCCCTGGCCCGCACCCCCCTAGCCCACAGCGTCCGCGCGTCCTGTCGTTCCGTCCGGCCGCGCCTATCCTGTAGGGCATGAGGTTCCACGCTTGAACAACGACATTCCCGTGCAGACCCTCGGCGGTCAGGGCGAGGTCATGGCGCACGCGGTCGACGCCTGCGTGCACTGCGGCTTCTGCCTGCCCGCCTGCCCCACCTACGCGCTGCTGGGCGACGAGATGGACAGCCCGCGCGGCCGGATCGTCCTGATGAAGGAGGTGCTGGAGGGCGGCCTGCCCCTGCTGGACGCCGCGCCGCACCTGGACCGCTGCCTGGGCTGTCAGGCCTGCGTGACCGCCTGCCCCAGCGGCGTGCCGTACGGGGAACTGATCACCGCGTTCCGGGGCTGGAGTGAACCGCAACGCCAGCGCAGTCCGCTGGACCGGGCCAAGCGTGCCGCGATCCTGAAGATCCTGCCCGCCCCGAAGGTATTCAGCGTGGCCGCCCGCCTGGGGCAGTTCGCCAAGCCGCTGGCGCCCGCGCTGCCTGCCGCGCTGCGCAGCCCGCTGGACCTGCTGCCCGAATCGGTGCCTGCCATGCAGCCCAGCGCCGCCTTCACGCCCGCGCGCGGCGTGCGGCGGGGGCGGGTGGCGTTCCTGGTCGGCTGCGCCCAGCAGGCCCTGACGCCCAACTTCAACGCCGCGACCCTGCGTGTCCTGAGCCGCAACGGCATCGAGGTCGTCATTCCCGACGGGCAGGGCTGCTGCGGCGCAGCCGCGCTGCACACCGGCGCGCGGGACGAGGCGCTGAAACTGGTCCGCGCGAACCTGAACGCCTTCAACCCCGACGACTTCGACGCGATCCTCTCGAACGCCGCCGGGTGCGGCGCGGGTCTCAAGGAGTACCCGATGGTCCTGCACGGCGAGCCCGACGAGGCCCGCGCGCAGGCCTTCGCCGCGAAGGTCATGGACATCAGCGAGTACCTGGGCGGCCTGCTGGCAGACGGCACGCTGGAACCCACCCTGCCCGCCAGCCGCCCCCTGAAGGTCGCGTACCACGACGCCTGCCACCTCGCCCACGCGCAGGGTGTGCGCGCCCAGCCGCGCGACCTGCTG
It contains:
- a CDS encoding LLM class flavin-dependent oxidoreductase; its protein translation is MSVSSPLPLSVLDLVPVPLGSSAAGSVEAALAYAKAAEDAGFTRYWVAEHHNMGALASSVPLAVLAAASQRTTRIRLGSGGVMLPNHAPLSVAEGYRLLSALAPDRVDLGLGRAPGTDGRTARALRGAQGMIEESFERQLSDLIAFGTGQYPAGHPFAGTVAAPAGEGLFPPLWILSSSGYGAHVAAKAGAGLAFAWHINPDTAQARAAADAYRAAFQPLEAFPEPRVIVAASVVTAPTAAEAEELSLPLGLMFLRLTRGESAPYPTVAEAKAYPYTPQERALADSMRRRAIIGDPQSVAARLHALARDAAADEVIVSLNIPDAAQRRDTLKLVMDAVRAQEARELAPA
- the glcF gene encoding glycolate oxidase subunit GlcF, translating into MNNDIPVQTLGGQGEVMAHAVDACVHCGFCLPACPTYALLGDEMDSPRGRIVLMKEVLEGGLPLLDAAPHLDRCLGCQACVTACPSGVPYGELITAFRGWSEPQRQRSPLDRAKRAAILKILPAPKVFSVAARLGQFAKPLAPALPAALRSPLDLLPESVPAMQPSAAFTPARGVRRGRVAFLVGCAQQALTPNFNAATLRVLSRNGIEVVIPDGQGCCGAAALHTGARDEALKLVRANLNAFNPDDFDAILSNAAGCGAGLKEYPMVLHGEPDEARAQAFAAKVMDISEYLGGLLADGTLEPTLPASRPLKVAYHDACHLAHAQGVRAQPRDLLRAIPGVTVLEIPEGDLCCGSAGTYNLEQPELATQLGARKAKNILSTQPDLIASGNIGCHTQIQSHVRRQGDRAPVMHTIEILDLAYRGEL